The Oryzias melastigma strain HK-1 linkage group LG6, ASM292280v2, whole genome shotgun sequence genome includes a window with the following:
- the LOC112152583 gene encoding uncharacterized protein LOC112152583 — protein MIREICQEESLGSDCKMLSKENSEQVTLRDGCLKRLKQIHAQTPSEVQTHLQLQDCAPPMMIHLTKLQEVQALTLLQALADRNLDGVQALRDKYIYEIQTQRFSSLLHLLNTDFPDPNLTDNSSKDQSRSSCGSDEEHMSKASAEAPGADSIKSELDEVPAEEDKKELCSGCGAVIEDLPYLEISCASDVQAVAPDVEANSEENSATATPESYEKQESLIALAWSKPTDCDTADAGQSPDVKGSEMTPILPAQSTETVQQGDGEEQKSALAPCDPQSADQTTTVEQREKAGWGDTSEKDHKMCVKEEENAQNMQGELSGDADDLDSGRSSLIADADREMSEVEKCQTESKSDQCDLEEPSKCEEMLHQESVAVDEMVSVSNREREQTLVEKERMAEPVSVMEREKTMRNLVDIQRKVEQKQQRDKERQLLRVQERLSIIQNRKAEGDLLGVKHTDRLKHLTQDLLKKDKIRQKAVVRERLEQVRRERSSIMQSKRDRNTAGFKELLAPVAHHQDVESGSD, from the exons ATGATACGTGAAATCTGCCAGGAGGAATCACTGGGGTCAGACTGCAAAATGCTTTCCAAAGAAA ACAGCGAGCAGGTCACTCTGAGAGACGGATGTTTAAAAAGGCTGAAACAAATCCATGCTCAGACGCCATCAGAAGTGCAAACACATCTTCAGCTACAGGATTGTGCCCCGCCTATGATGATCCATCTAACCAAGCTTCAAGAAGTCCAAGCTTTGACTTTACTACAAGCTCTGGCAGACCGG AATCTCGATGGCGTGCAAGCTCTGCGGGATAAATACATCTACGAAATACAAACGCAGCGCTTTAGCAGCCTGCTCCACCTCCTCAACACAGACTTTCCTGATCCAAACCTGACTGACAACAGCAGCAAAGACCAGAGCAGGTCTTCATGCGGCTCAGATGAGGAGCACATGAGCAAGGCATCAGCTGAGGCTCCAGGAGCTGATTCAATTAAAAGTGAACTCGATGAAGTTCCAGCTGAAGAGGACAAAAAGGAACTTTGTTCAG GTTGTGGAGCTGTCATTGAGGATCTACCCTACTTGGAAATTTCGTGTGCATCAGATGTGCAGGCCGTGGCTCCTGATGTAGAAGCTAACAGTGAAGAGAACAGTGCAACGGCGACCCCTGAGAGCTACGAGAAGCAGGAGTCTCTGATCGCGCTTGCTTGGAGCAAACCGACCGACTGTGACACAGCAGATGCTGGACAGAGTCCAGATGTAAAGGGCAGTGAGATGACTCCAATCCTGCCTGCACAATCTACAGAAACAGTCCAGCAAGGCGATGGGGAGGAGCAGAAGTCGGCTTTGGCTCCATGTGATCCACAGTCTGCAGATCAAACCACAACGGTAGAACAG agagaaaaagcgGGATGGGGAGACACCTCAGAAAAAGACcataaaatgtgtgtaaaagaagaagagaacGCCCAGAATATGCAGGGAGAACTTTCTGGAGATGCTGATGACCTCGACTCTGGAAGGTCCAGTCTGATTGCCGACGCTGACAGAGAGATGAGCGAGGTGGAAAAGTGTCAAACTGAAAGCAAGTCTGACCAGTGTGACCTGGAAGAACCCTCTAAATGTGAGGAGATGCTTCACCAAGAATCAGTG GCGGTTGATGAAATGGTCTCAGTGAGTAACCGTGAGAGGGAACAGACTCTAGTGGAGAAGGAGCGAATGGCAGAACCGGTGTCGGTGATGGAGAGGGAGAAAACCATGCGCAACTTGGTGGATATACAAAGAAAGGTGGAGCAAAAGCAGCAGAGGGACAAAGAAAGACAGCTGCTGAGG GTTCAGGAGCGCCTGTCCATCATCCAGAACAGAAAGGCTGAAGGAGATCTGCTGGGCGTTAAGCACACAGACCGGCTGAAGCATCTCACCCAAGATCTGTTAAAG AAAGACAAGATCCGGCAGAAGGCGGTCGTTCGAGAGCGACTGGAGCAGGTGAGGAGAGAACGCTCCAGCATCATGCAGTCCAAACGGGACAG GAATACTGCAGGAT
- the LOC112152584 gene encoding uncharacterized protein LOC112152584 → MEKEREKKEMFHWDFQLLNSSNLHQMMDYTEQSTDPKHAYNSEPGFVQIHTSEKERMRKVTDEQEFCDRDTRVMRLRKVARQCWAKLASEGVKSMLSPPWQSQNTSFRAQSWGCVTLSDVLLLVEVKYDVVKQLLFTEMLQEHHTNNVWENLLPWQKQKEVEMLEELAEEALESADVICLAMLPGAFRMYKASLDASEPSGRRSTEQCWTAVSLLNEIQTLCQREQHTLTHLTPRLRSEDPILMCLHIRLATLKAQRENVSYSGLLAAQQSWETWWLNQETIMRIRIYNHQLFYAYI, encoded by the exons ATGGAAAAGGAGAGGGAAAAGAAGGAAATG tttcatTGGGACTTTCAGCTCCTAAACTCCAGCAACCTTCATCAGATGATGGATTACACAGAACAAAGCACAGATCCCAAACATGCTTACAACTCAGAGCCAGGATTTGTGCAGATACACACGAGTGAGAAG GAACGAATGAGGAAGGTGACGGATGAACAGGAGTTCTGTGACAGAGATACAAGAGTGATGAGACTCAGAAAAGTAGCCAGGCAGTGCTGGGCCAA ATTGGCATCAGAGGGTGTGAAAAGCATGCTGTCCCCTCCCTGGCAGAGTCAGAACACGAGTTTCCGGGCTCAATCGTGGGGCTGTGTCACCCTGTCAGACGTCCTCCTCTTGGTGGAAGTGAAGTACGACGTGGTGAAGCAATTGCTTTTCACAGAAATGCTTCAGGAGCATCATA CAAACAACGTTTGGGAAAATCTGCTTCCGTGGCAAAAGCAGAAGGAAGTGGAGATGCTGGAGGAGCTCGCAGAAGAGGCGCTGGAGTCTGCTGATGTGATTTGTTTGGCGATGCTGCCAGGAGCGTTCAGGATGTACAA AGCCAgtctggatgcatcagaaccaAGCGGCCGAAGGTCCACAGAGCAATGCTGGACTGCTGTTTCTCTCCTGAACGAGATCCAGACTCTTTGTCAGCGAGAACAGCACACGCTGACCCACTTAACCCCGag ACTGCGCAGTGAGGATCCAATTCTCATGTGTCTTCACATCAGGCTGGCGACTCTTAAAGCCCAGAGGGAGAACGTGTCCTACAGCGGGCTCCTAGCAGCCCAGCAGTCCTGGGAAACATGGTGGCTGAACCAGGAAACAATAATGAGGATAAGGATTTACAATCATCAGCTTTTTTATGCTTATATTTAG